From Schizosaccharomyces pombe strain 972h- genome assembly, chromosome: II, the proteins below share one genomic window:
- the trs65 gene encoding TRAPP complex subunit Trs65, with protein sequence MRNLNTELDFFVSFSALKEENISQLKVYWAQSNLVELYYGESFYINIVCSRPIVDENVTTWPENEGFRIEGTLLESLVESVTSASNYPKVNAFSLMCSGIPSFIWVEDDKQYALWACLAQLDSYSYPNHKLEIHVYKHILPDLPQSSEVDRNSETEGTREENSNTSDWDEQNEYVSEVEGDYNLLGSLSNDIQFRSNPPVISGAYVFGESDVANELKDPSRKTKTRKKVFECSVPVVLKLRSYALNESNQYITSIVSPDSSCENIRILGFKAETNAATISLFAPKTPEKLQITLSSSDVFTIIHLLQIPDNIKHIELQCFCKVIVAQKLSETLVESMPFTYKHPPVLITRRTPTKTHTKQLSSSGNVSAAQSISSLNLLEISASSPSYVPSGSSFSVRANLYNPLDFSIDLLIRIPLYCYDDCLTNKEHSTSKSEEKSSELLKYPNGHTISPGIIALSTKLYTGSIFPKCEKDFDLHFLAYKPGSYDLSSISIEDVNHVVHKPRKLSKELQIIVT encoded by the exons ATGCGAAATCTTAATACTGAgttggatttttttgtatctTTCTCTGCCTTGAAGGAGGAGAATATATCACAGCTAAAAGTTTACTGGGCTCAAAGCAATTTGGTAGAATTGTACTATG GAGAATCATTTTATATTAACATCGTATGCTCAAGGCCTATAGTTGACGAAAATGTTACTACTTGGCCAGAAAACGAGGGATTTCGGATTGAAGGGACACTTCTAGAGAGTTTAGTGGAATCTGTAACTTCAGCATCAAATTACCCAAAGGTAAACGCCTTTAGTTTAATGTGTTCTGGTATTCCATCATTCATTTGGGTTGAAGATGACAAACAATATGCTTTATGGGCTTGCTTAGCTCAATTGG ATAGTTATTCTTATCCAAATCACAAGCTTGAAATACATGTTTATAAACATATTCTCCCTGACTTACCTCAATCATCTGAAGTGGACAGGAACAGTGAAACAGAAGGTACACGAGAAGAAAATTCTAACACATCTGATTGGGATGAGCAAAATGAATACGTATCAGAGGTTGAGGGTGACTATAATTTATTAGGTTCACTTTCCAATGACATCCAATTTCGTTCTAATCCGCCTGTCATCTCTGGGGCTTATGTATTTGGCGAATCCGATGTTGCTAATGAACTGAAAGATCCTTCAAGGAAAACGAAAACAAGGAAGAAGGTATTTGAGTGCTCGGTCCCAGTTGTACTAAAGCTACGGTCTTATGCATTAAATGAATCAAACCAATATATAACTAGTATAGTTTCTCCCGATTCTTCGTGTGAAAATATAAGGATTCTAGGATTTAAGGCAGAAACAAATGCTGCGACGATTTCACTTTTCGCTCCTAAAACTCCTGAAAAGCTGCAAATAACACTGTCAAGTTCCGATGTCTTTACAATAATACATCTGCTCCAAATACCTGATAATATTAAGCACATCGAATTACAATGTTTTTGTAAGGTCATTGTTGCTCAAAAGTTATCCGAGACCTTAGTTGAAAGCATGCCTTTTACTTACAAACATCCACCCGTTCTTATTACTCGACGGACACCTACAAAAACTCACACCAAACAGTTGTCAAGTTCTGGAAACGTTTCTGCAGCGCAGTCTATTTCCTCACTTAATTTACTAGAGATTTCAGCCTCGTCTCCTTCATATGTACCGTCCGGTTCTTCTTTCTCTGTTCGCGCTAACCTTTACAATCCGTTGGATTTTTCTATTGATTTGTTAATACGAATTCCTCTATACTGTTACGATGACTGTCTAACTAATAAAGAGCATTCGACTTCCAAAAgcgaagaaaaaagcagCGAACTTCTCAAATACCCGAATGGTCACACTATATCCCCAGGAATTATTGCTTTATCAACGAAATTGTACACTGGTTCaatatttccaaaatgcgaaaaagattttgattTACATTTCCTTGCATATAAACCTGGTTCATACGATTTATCTTCTATTTCCATTGAAGACGTAAATCATGTTGTTCATAAGCCGCGCaaattatcaaaagaaCTGCAAATTATCGTTACATAG
- the ppk22 gene encoding serine/threonine protein kinase Ppk22, whose amino-acid sequence MARETEFNDKSPSSTDDGMSQSHFSDKLKNLFHFRRNRAATVSTSVRNDQRDNDSDDSTFDINVNQLNELDLNDSSDQLDSRPSLRRVSSAPDSHKGVEAPPPRPLINMSNIRKAQVKILKNPGNYIFGRTEYGKRTYSGNSTKISRVEVTPHSFEKIRLLGQGDVGKVYLVRQKSNHRLFAMKILNKREMIKRHKVNRVLAEQEILTKSKHPFIVTLYHSFQSRDYLYLCMEYCAGGEFFRALHSLPKHILPEKDACFYAAEVTAALEYLHLMGFIYRDLKPENILLHQSGHIMLSDFDLSKPISIVTHPTVVLPKHSTFSQEKPALDTNSYFSNFRTNSFVGTEEYIAPEVIRSCGHTVAVDWWTLGIFIYEILYGTTPFKGKNRHATFSNILYSDVSFPEYHGAPNVSSTCKSLIRRLLVKDESKRCGSVAGASDIKQHPFFRHIQWALLRSMKPPIIPKIEDGMEAVEPSDNDNEEEDFLNSQYLISANLPAVDMHSSTPVNEQSNPFDSFSSVTLHHAGDE is encoded by the coding sequence ATGGCTCGAGAAACTGAATTTAATGACAAAAGTCCCTCTTCCACCGATGATGGTATGAGCCAGTCGCACTTTTCAGATAAActgaaaaatttgtttcaCTTTCGTAGGAATCGAGCGGCAACCGTTTCTACTAGTGTCCGAAATGATCAGAGGGATAATGATTCTGATGACTCAACCTTTGATATTAATGTTAATCAATTGAATGAATTAGATCTGAATGATAGTAGCGATCAATTGGATAGTCGTCCCAGCCTTAGACGCGTATCTTCCGCACCTGATTCTCACAAAGGAGTAGAAGCGCCTCCTCCTCGTcctttaattaatatgaGCAATATTCGAAAGGCACAGGTcaagattttaaaaaacccCGGCAACTACATTTTTGGAAGAACTGAGTACGGCAAACGAACTTATTCTGGGAATAGTACAAAAATTAGCCGAGTAGAAGTCACACCTCatagttttgaaaaaatacgTCTTCTTGGTCAGGGTGATGTGGGTAAAGTGTATCTTGTTCGCCAAAAAAGCAACCATCGGCTCTTTGctatgaaaattttaaacaaaagagaGATGATTAAAAGACACAAGGTAAACAGAGTCCTTGCAGAGCAAGAAATTTTGACCAAGAGCAAACACCCGTTCATTGTTACGTTGTATCATTCCTTCCAATCTAGGGACTATCTTTACCTTTGCATGGAGTATTGTGCAGGTGGAGAGTTTTTTCGTGCATTGCATTCCCTTCCAAAGCATATTTTACCTGAAAAGGATGCTTGTTTTTATGCAGCAGAAGTAACGGCTGCGCTGGAATATCTTCATTTAATGGGATTTATATACAGAGATTTGAAGCCggaaaatatattattgCATCAATCTGGCCATATTATGTTATCCGACTTTGATCTTTCAAAGCCAATTTCCATTGTCACACATCCAACAGTCGTACTTCCAAAACATTCTACCTTCTCACAGGAGAAACCCGCGTTAGACACTAATTCCTacttttctaattttcGCACTAATTCATTCGTTGGAACAGAGGAGTATATTGCACCAGAAGTAATCCGTAGTTGTGGTCATACTGTTGCAGTCGACTGGTGGACCCTTggtatttttatatatgaAATTCTGTATGGAACTACACCATTCAAAGGTAAAAACAGACATGCTACATTCTCTAACATTTTATACTCTGACGTTAGCTTCCCAGAGTATCATGGCGCCCCCAACGTGTCGAGTACGTGTAAGAGCTTGATCCGCAGGCTTCTTGTAAAAGATGAGTCTAAAAGATGCGGTTCTGTCGCTGGTGCCTCTGACATTAAACAGCATCCTTTTTTCCGACACATTCAATGGGCGCTGTTAAGAAGTATGAAGCCTCCCATTATTCCCAAAATCGAAGATGGTATGGAGGCAGTTGAACCTTCtgataatgataatgaagaagaggattttttaaactctCAGTACCTTATCTCTGCGAATTTACCTGCAGTTGATATGCATTCCTCTACGCCTGTTAATGAACAGAGCAATCCTTTTGACAGTTTTAGCTCTGTCACTCTTCATCATGCTGGTGATGAATAA